From Acidothermus cellulolyticus 11B, a single genomic window includes:
- a CDS encoding YgfZ/GcvT domain-containing protein, with product MSEYDMSAVRSPLLDMPGAVPASEPDQAVAGHYGDPLGEQRLLASGDGFVDLSHRGVVQISGPDRLRWLNDLTTQRLIDLPAQTGTETLVLSPNGHVEHHLMLVDDGTTTWVHVEPGTAGGLVDFLSSMRFLLRVEARDVTDDWAVVWQPVDQPHPEFPTRVDPRADALHGRELFIPRKQFPAVIADFGRPAGIAAWNALRIEAGRPRFGVDTDHRSIPHELGWIGFAVHLNKGCYRGQETVAHVANLGRPPRRLVRLHLDGSVREQLPAKGAQVLVAGTVAGHLTSAAYHHELGPIALALVRYAVDDSAAAIVRDADGTDRAATIEPIVRKETEPPPGQRARMTLRAGLSRRPAQE from the coding sequence ATGTCGGAGTACGACATGAGCGCGGTTCGCAGTCCGCTTCTCGATATGCCGGGCGCCGTACCCGCATCTGAACCGGATCAGGCGGTGGCTGGGCACTACGGCGACCCGCTGGGTGAGCAGCGCCTGCTCGCATCGGGCGATGGGTTCGTCGACCTGTCGCATCGCGGGGTCGTGCAGATCAGCGGGCCGGACCGCTTGCGGTGGCTGAATGATCTGACGACGCAGCGTCTCATCGACCTGCCGGCTCAGACGGGCACCGAGACTCTGGTGCTCAGCCCCAACGGTCACGTCGAGCATCACCTCATGCTCGTCGACGACGGCACGACGACGTGGGTGCACGTCGAGCCCGGTACGGCCGGTGGTCTGGTGGATTTCCTTTCGTCGATGCGGTTTCTGCTCCGGGTTGAGGCGCGTGACGTCACGGACGACTGGGCCGTGGTGTGGCAACCGGTCGATCAGCCGCACCCGGAATTCCCGACGCGGGTCGACCCTCGAGCCGACGCCCTGCACGGCCGCGAGCTCTTCATACCGAGAAAGCAGTTCCCGGCGGTCATCGCCGATTTCGGCCGGCCGGCAGGAATTGCGGCGTGGAATGCGCTGCGTATTGAGGCCGGACGCCCGCGGTTCGGTGTCGACACGGACCACCGTTCGATTCCGCATGAGCTGGGCTGGATCGGTTTTGCCGTGCATCTGAACAAGGGGTGCTACCGCGGCCAAGAGACCGTCGCTCACGTCGCAAATCTCGGCCGCCCGCCGCGGCGACTCGTGCGGCTGCACCTGGACGGCAGCGTCCGCGAGCAATTGCCCGCGAAGGGCGCGCAGGTTCTCGTCGCCGGCACGGTCGCCGGCCATCTCACTTCAGCGGCGTATCACCATGAGCTCGGGCCGATCGCGCTTGCTCTCGTCCGGTACGCGGTGGACGACAGTGCCGCCGCTATTGTCCGCGATGCCGACGGTACGGATCGTGCGGCGACGATCGAACCGATCGTGCGAAAAGAGACCGAGCCGCCGCCGGGCCAGCGTGCCCGGATGACGTTGCGCGCCGGGCTCAGTCGACGTCCAGCACAAGAGTGA
- a CDS encoding DUF4388 domain-containing protein → MLKGDLSSVALDEVLTALAEQQATGCLHVVDDSGDEALVYLKNGLVYAVSVPGRRPQLGARLISSNVLVPEDLAEALEVQRTELQGWRLGELLVHLGFVEREVVEAFVLEQLRDGFTDLMTWTSGRWRFRKGEKTREDVAPPTSVADLLAEVARRRQAWADVVAAVHGPHAVPVLAPRGGEANVTLDPDTWSVLCKIDGERTVADLARECGFTLLEAGTIIRNLVQAGLVDVEEELAPEDDQARRLDEPAGTLGVAEETAEPTTADEDGHGDESLAARVAALAAAFASRETPTANADDRIQTETVSDPATAETFGSPATDDVARATTDDAPSASAEAVANAAMDDVATASADALPSGTADASPAAVTPDTLALDDEWPLARVSAALSQVLGPTASMENFVDPFDVPEDVRIRPPAPPPPPPPSGPTEEELRRERIRQAAAEELARAQAEAEALRRAEHLAEVVDLRARREAARREKERLLRAEALLSAGVQSAEETDRTEADANAEWESPSANATALADAPTASAATETAVEPSVAAERTDAPSVAVGIPDEPAVTAETPDEPSVAAESLGAMDVSPPGETGVEPPRLDGLAAGAPMEFTLTLPSAPAEIAAADVTADTSESERSADDAPLAGAFPSTEQEFAVTPPATAAEFTATPPATAGEFAVTPPPAEFTPELSPFADDSAATAPPVADERGTAIPPIVAEEYAVTVPPETPGIGSPAAQVPPSGVPLTSLDPHGTSPVHQTAAEFPPSGHSGYAPPVEPAQFPAAWTPPEYSPAPAAAGPAVTPAAGPAGTEPQSAGFPDTSYLAAATAMLSEFSRTGATELPQPSQDEPPDEPAPAPEPPAPIVSRELTDTASLLRELSSLGLDDPAPAPPPRPVVQPRPATTKKKRGLFGR, encoded by the coding sequence GTGCTCAAAGGCGACCTGAGCAGCGTCGCACTGGACGAGGTGCTCACCGCCTTGGCGGAGCAGCAGGCGACCGGTTGCCTGCATGTCGTCGATGATTCAGGGGACGAAGCGCTCGTCTATTTGAAGAACGGCCTCGTCTACGCGGTGTCCGTGCCTGGACGGCGTCCACAGCTCGGCGCCCGGTTGATCTCGAGCAATGTGCTCGTTCCCGAGGACCTGGCGGAAGCGCTCGAGGTGCAGCGCACGGAACTGCAGGGCTGGCGGCTGGGGGAGCTTCTCGTCCACCTGGGATTTGTCGAACGGGAGGTCGTCGAGGCCTTCGTTCTCGAGCAGCTGCGGGACGGCTTCACCGACCTGATGACCTGGACGTCGGGCCGCTGGCGGTTCCGCAAGGGCGAGAAGACTCGAGAGGACGTCGCTCCGCCGACTTCGGTTGCCGACTTGCTCGCCGAAGTTGCGCGACGCCGGCAAGCCTGGGCGGACGTCGTCGCGGCGGTGCACGGACCACACGCCGTCCCGGTGCTCGCCCCGCGCGGCGGAGAAGCAAACGTCACGTTGGATCCCGATACATGGTCGGTGCTCTGCAAAATCGACGGGGAGCGGACCGTGGCCGATCTGGCCCGGGAGTGCGGTTTCACCTTGCTGGAAGCCGGAACCATCATCCGTAATCTCGTCCAGGCCGGTCTGGTCGATGTAGAAGAGGAGCTTGCGCCAGAAGACGATCAGGCACGCCGCTTGGACGAACCGGCCGGAACACTCGGGGTCGCCGAGGAGACCGCGGAGCCGACCACCGCGGACGAAGACGGGCACGGCGACGAGAGTCTGGCCGCTCGGGTCGCCGCGTTGGCGGCGGCCTTCGCCAGCCGCGAGACACCGACGGCTAACGCAGACGACCGCATCCAGACGGAAACTGTCAGCGATCCGGCAACCGCCGAAACATTCGGGAGTCCGGCGACGGACGACGTGGCACGTGCGACAACGGATGACGCACCAAGCGCCTCAGCGGAGGCCGTGGCGAACGCGGCAATGGACGACGTGGCGACCGCCTCGGCAGACGCCTTGCCGAGCGGAACGGCGGACGCGAGCCCGGCTGCTGTCACACCGGACACCTTGGCCTTGGATGACGAATGGCCGCTCGCCCGGGTCTCCGCAGCGTTGTCGCAAGTGCTTGGACCCACGGCATCGATGGAGAACTTCGTCGATCCCTTCGATGTACCGGAAGACGTGCGAATCCGACCGCCCGCGCCGCCGCCGCCCCCACCGCCGTCAGGCCCGACTGAGGAAGAGCTGCGGCGTGAGCGGATTCGGCAGGCCGCAGCGGAGGAATTGGCTCGAGCACAAGCGGAAGCCGAGGCACTACGCCGGGCCGAGCATCTTGCCGAAGTCGTCGACTTGAGGGCGCGGCGCGAAGCGGCGCGGCGTGAGAAGGAACGCCTGCTGCGGGCGGAGGCGTTGCTCTCGGCCGGCGTCCAGTCGGCCGAGGAGACAGATCGGACGGAAGCTGACGCGAACGCCGAGTGGGAATCACCGTCGGCCAACGCCACGGCATTAGCGGACGCGCCGACAGCGTCGGCGGCCACGGAGACGGCGGTCGAACCGTCGGTCGCCGCAGAACGGACCGACGCACCCTCGGTCGCCGTGGGGATTCCGGACGAACCGGCGGTCACCGCGGAGACTCCGGACGAACCGTCGGTCGCCGCAGAGAGTCTCGGTGCGATGGACGTTTCTCCGCCGGGCGAGACCGGCGTCGAACCTCCCCGTCTCGATGGTCTTGCCGCCGGTGCACCGATGGAATTCACCCTCACCCTTCCGAGCGCGCCGGCGGAGATTGCGGCCGCTGACGTCACCGCAGACACCTCCGAATCCGAACGGTCTGCTGACGATGCGCCTCTTGCCGGCGCATTTCCGTCAACCGAGCAGGAATTCGCCGTTACGCCGCCGGCGACAGCCGCCGAATTCACTGCCACGCCGCCGGCAACAGCCGGCGAGTTCGCCGTTACGCCGCCGCCAGCGGAATTCACTCCCGAGCTTTCACCATTCGCTGACGACTCCGCCGCCACGGCGCCGCCAGTCGCCGATGAACGGGGAACTGCGATTCCTCCCATTGTTGCTGAGGAATACGCCGTGACGGTCCCGCCGGAAACACCCGGCATCGGTTCGCCGGCTGCGCAGGTACCGCCCAGCGGCGTCCCGCTAACCAGCCTTGACCCGCATGGCACGTCGCCTGTGCACCAGACCGCGGCGGAATTCCCGCCCTCTGGACACAGCGGATATGCTCCGCCGGTCGAGCCGGCGCAATTTCCGGCGGCGTGGACACCGCCGGAATACAGCCCGGCACCCGCGGCGGCCGGCCCCGCAGTCACGCCAGCCGCAGGCCCGGCCGGAACCGAACCACAGAGCGCCGGATTTCCCGACACCAGCTATCTTGCCGCGGCGACCGCGATGCTCTCGGAATTCAGTCGGACGGGTGCGACGGAATTGCCGCAGCCCAGCCAGGACGAGCCGCCAGACGAACCCGCACCCGCACCGGAACCGCCCGCGCCGATCGTGTCCCGGGAACTGACCGACACCGCGTCACTGCTGCGCGAACTGTCCAGCCTCGGCCTCGACGATCCTGCACCGGCGCCTCCGCCGCGACCCGTCGTTCAGCCCCGGCCGGCCACGACAAAGAAAAAGCGGGGACTCTTCGGCCGCTGA
- a CDS encoding DUF1416 domain-containing protein produces the protein MCGALTDLPTEVDAGKQAVIQGVVRRGDAPVHGYVRLLNADGEFVAEVPTSATGAFRFYAAPGTWTVRVLVPGATADREVQADLGVVTNVEVELPA, from the coding sequence ATGTGCGGTGCGCTGACGGATTTGCCGACTGAAGTGGACGCCGGCAAGCAAGCGGTCATTCAAGGGGTGGTCCGCCGCGGCGACGCACCCGTCCACGGCTACGTGCGGCTTTTGAACGCGGACGGCGAATTCGTGGCTGAGGTGCCCACCTCCGCGACCGGTGCTTTTCGGTTTTATGCCGCGCCGGGGACGTGGACCGTTCGGGTTCTGGTGCCGGGCGCGACGGCTGACCGCGAGGTCCAGGCCGACCTCGGCGTCGTGACAAACGTCGAGGTGGAGCTCCCCGCCTGA
- a CDS encoding alpha/beta hydrolase: MHTPERATRLLVLGLAGLTMLTACTVSPPRHPVGSVLSASSTPQQVASSAATPEASAPADPTADPAAFASDLSFTDITTRIREALGSAAPRNLTFARAVLTVPLDWAHPRNGKTVSITVVRIRATNQRDRIGSLVINPGGPGASGVEAAIELAVSEFPAEILQRFDIIGFDPRGVGLSSPLRCIPDTEKDAELELPADPTTSAQWQLEINEDRRVADECYAKYGTTLTFFSTTETVRDLEALRAKLGDAKLTYLGYSYGTLLGAEYASAYPDRVRALVLDGAVDPTLSTVEQTRAQAAGFALAFQHYAADCVAHACPLGKDPAGYVEALMHRAAGHPIPSGNTRDHRVVKDQAVLLAVISALYNESQWSRLTRALVDAAHGDGSGILALDDEYNERNPDGSYTNIEDANAAISCADTTQRPTVQQAEALAPVWRADNPLFGGAAAAGLGFCSLWKAPPDTPITIGDHGAPPILVIGTTGDPATPISGAEHLARLLGSGHLLVWNGEGHTAYPKTTCVTDYVDAYLIDLRLPPAGASCPAG, translated from the coding sequence ATGCATACGCCGGAACGTGCCACCAGGCTCCTCGTTCTCGGCCTCGCGGGCCTGACGATGCTCACGGCGTGCACGGTGAGTCCACCGCGTCATCCCGTCGGTTCAGTGCTGTCGGCGTCAAGCACCCCGCAGCAGGTGGCCTCCTCTGCTGCGACGCCCGAGGCGAGCGCACCAGCCGATCCGACTGCGGATCCCGCGGCGTTCGCCAGCGATCTGTCGTTCACTGACATCACGACGCGCATCCGGGAGGCTCTCGGCTCGGCCGCTCCCCGCAACCTCACCTTTGCGCGGGCGGTACTCACCGTGCCGCTCGACTGGGCCCATCCGCGCAACGGGAAAACGGTCAGTATCACCGTCGTACGGATCCGCGCGACGAATCAACGCGACCGCATCGGTTCACTCGTCATCAATCCCGGCGGGCCCGGTGCGTCCGGTGTCGAAGCCGCTATCGAGCTGGCTGTTTCCGAATTTCCGGCTGAAATTCTCCAGCGCTTCGACATCATCGGCTTCGATCCCCGCGGAGTCGGGCTCTCGTCGCCGCTCCGCTGCATACCGGACACCGAGAAGGACGCCGAGCTCGAATTGCCGGCCGACCCTACCACCAGCGCGCAGTGGCAATTAGAAATCAACGAAGACCGCCGGGTCGCCGATGAGTGTTACGCGAAATACGGCACGACCTTGACTTTCTTTTCCACAACGGAGACCGTCCGGGACCTCGAGGCATTACGGGCCAAACTCGGCGATGCCAAGCTCACGTATCTCGGTTATTCGTACGGCACGCTGCTCGGCGCCGAGTACGCGTCGGCATATCCCGACCGGGTGCGGGCTTTGGTGCTGGACGGGGCGGTGGACCCCACGCTCTCCACCGTGGAGCAGACCCGCGCCCAGGCCGCCGGTTTTGCCCTGGCGTTTCAGCATTACGCAGCGGATTGCGTTGCGCACGCGTGTCCGCTGGGGAAGGATCCCGCCGGGTACGTCGAGGCGTTGATGCATCGCGCGGCCGGCCATCCAATCCCGAGCGGAAATACCAGGGACCACCGGGTCGTCAAGGATCAGGCCGTGCTGCTCGCGGTGATTTCCGCCCTGTACAACGAATCGCAGTGGAGCAGACTCACCCGTGCCCTTGTCGACGCCGCCCACGGCGACGGATCGGGAATCCTCGCGTTGGATGACGAATACAACGAGCGGAATCCAGACGGCAGTTACACCAACATTGAAGACGCGAACGCGGCAATCAGCTGCGCCGATACCACGCAGCGGCCGACCGTCCAGCAGGCGGAGGCGCTCGCCCCGGTCTGGCGGGCGGACAATCCGCTCTTCGGCGGGGCGGCGGCCGCCGGCCTCGGCTTCTGCAGTCTCTGGAAGGCGCCGCCCGATACGCCCATCACCATCGGTGATCACGGCGCTCCGCCGATCCTGGTCATCGGCACCACCGGAGATCCAGCCACCCCGATCTCGGGTGCGGAACACCTCGCCCGGCTCCTCGGTTCGGGACATCTGCTCGTCTGGAACGGCGAAGGACACACCGCGTATCCGAAGACGACGTGCGTCACCGACTACGTCGACGCCTATCTCATCGATCTCCGTCTGCCGCCGGCCGGCGCGAGCTGCCCGGCAGGCTGA
- a CDS encoding helix-turn-helix domain-containing protein produces MATPFNIGDFIREQRRLAQMSLRQLARIAGVSNPYLSQVERGLRRPSAEILQQIARGLRISAEALYVRAGILDERTADGAVVDAVLADPHLLERQKQTLLEIYDAFRKENSRRAADTSAARASSEPAASAADRPSVNAFAGIVDDVAEDGGDVAESAVSGTDQRAAARSAADAPPGESALGGRTPGAGGRPSAAGGRMSGRPGTTRPRPAGSRRTGDREEGPVDGRA; encoded by the coding sequence ATGGCCACTCCTTTCAACATCGGCGATTTCATCCGCGAGCAGCGCCGGCTGGCCCAGATGTCGCTTCGGCAGCTTGCCCGGATCGCGGGTGTCTCCAACCCCTACCTCAGTCAGGTCGAGCGTGGACTTCGCCGTCCGAGCGCCGAGATCCTGCAGCAGATCGCGCGCGGTCTGCGCATCTCCGCAGAAGCCTTGTACGTGCGGGCGGGAATCCTCGACGAGCGCACCGCGGACGGCGCCGTGGTCGATGCGGTCCTGGCTGACCCGCATCTCCTCGAGCGGCAGAAACAGACGCTGCTGGAGATTTACGACGCATTCCGTAAGGAGAACAGCCGACGCGCTGCTGACACGTCGGCTGCTCGCGCGTCGTCCGAGCCGGCGGCGTCCGCTGCGGATCGGCCGTCGGTGAACGCGTTCGCCGGCATCGTCGATGACGTCGCCGAGGACGGCGGGGACGTTGCGGAGTCCGCGGTTTCCGGCACCGACCAGCGGGCAGCCGCCCGCTCCGCCGCGGATGCGCCGCCCGGCGAATCCGCTCTGGGAGGGCGGACGCCCGGTGCGGGTGGGCGGCCGTCGGCTGCGGGAGGGCGGATGTCGGGCCGGCCCGGCACCACTCGCCCGCGGCCGGCGGGCTCCCGGCGGACCGGCGATCGCGAGGAGGGGCCGGTCGATGGGCGTGCGTGA
- a CDS encoding Fur family transcriptional regulator, producing the protein MPKGSSDRPSTRSAQWQGRLRSKGYRLTPQRRLVLEAVAALRHATPEEIINYVREVASGVNMSTVYRTLDLLEELSLVTHTHLGHGAPTYHVAEDAGHVHLVCSSCGAVTEVGSEVVQSLIQRLDDEHGFAADVHHFAIFGRCSTCRSTT; encoded by the coding sequence GTGCCCAAGGGGAGTTCTGACCGTCCGTCGACGCGCAGCGCCCAGTGGCAAGGCCGGTTGCGGTCGAAGGGTTATCGGCTCACCCCGCAGCGCCGGCTCGTGCTCGAGGCCGTCGCGGCACTTCGGCACGCCACCCCCGAAGAGATCATCAATTACGTGCGCGAGGTCGCCAGCGGCGTGAACATGTCCACCGTGTACCGCACGCTCGACCTTCTCGAGGAACTCTCCTTGGTGACCCACACGCACCTCGGCCACGGCGCGCCCACCTACCACGTCGCGGAGGATGCCGGGCATGTGCACCTCGTCTGCAGCAGCTGCGGCGCCGTCACCGAGGTCGGGTCCGAGGTTGTCCAATCACTGATCCAGCGATTGGACGACGAGCATGGATTTGCCGCAGACGTTCATCATTTCGCCATCTTCGGGCGGTGTTCGACATGTCGGAGTACGACATGA
- the dtd gene encoding D-aminoacyl-tRNA deacylase yields the protein MRAVVQRVTNARVTVSGRTVGQITRPGLVVLVGVTHTDTVRQAHALAVKVHELRILRGELSCAQTGAPILVVSQFTLYGDTRKGRRPSWDAAAPAATAEPLIEAFVAELRRRGAEVATGVFGADMLVELANDGPVTLVLDVD from the coding sequence GTGCGGGCGGTCGTGCAGCGGGTCACCAACGCGCGGGTTACCGTATCCGGCCGTACCGTCGGGCAAATAACTCGACCCGGTCTTGTTGTCCTGGTCGGCGTCACCCATACCGACACCGTGCGGCAGGCTCACGCGCTCGCCGTGAAGGTGCACGAGCTGCGCATCCTGCGCGGCGAGTTGTCGTGCGCACAAACCGGCGCGCCGATTCTTGTCGTCAGCCAATTCACCCTGTACGGCGACACCCGTAAAGGCCGCCGTCCATCGTGGGACGCCGCCGCACCGGCAGCAACAGCCGAACCGCTCATCGAGGCGTTCGTAGCCGAACTCCGCCGGCGAGGAGCTGAGGTCGCGACTGGCGTCTTCGGTGCCGACATGCTGGTCGAACTCGCCAATGACGGGCCGGTCACTCTTGTGCTGGACGTCGACTGA